The Candidozyma auris chromosome 1, complete sequence genome includes a region encoding these proteins:
- the INO2 gene encoding Ino2p — MSFTATGVAPTSLNLNMFEKEEVKPKSPVLTDDEEIFSLDMVTMDMEFDRAYSMYTQMQQKHALSGVEQLQKAKQAREGQMVSAQQQQQHHGGGGDVTSSHPPHGSHHHASQATQSHAATQSHHHHFTSPYANNTNSNFYDYSQTPYDSGVPGLPLLSPPSESGGLFSGSKTANPLAKPAEDEMDHFFLNTESSALEKFLDNLASSSSGNPLELYSAGSPKLAANSSIYDNMHTMDPIKPPQQQHQRQQLSDDVKKDVTDAFRHPPVQSLKSFGTKEHQLHTQEEIRQQQLPTPLDSRQSSSSEKRRLSEESSSSGSGNGDWSSPKKRRRSSTRPLLTLEQKRLNHSHSEQKRRLLCKQAYERCLRLITNVEDYKNDLVSASAVTSSKKKSKRKQINKDGLPNLSKHTALLKVSAEILKIRGKNEKLRELLSQ; from the coding sequence acgatgaagagatTTTCTCGTTGGATATGGTGACGATGGATATGGAGTTTGACCGAGCATACCTGATGTACACGCAGATGCAGCAGAAACACGCTCTTTCGGGCGTGGAGCAGTTGCAAAAGGCCAAGCAGGCGAGGGAGGGCCAGATGGTGCTGGcgcagcagcagcagcagcatcatggtggtggtggcgATGTGACTCTGAGTCATCCTCCTCATGGGAGTCATCATCATGCGAGTCAAGCGACTCAGAGTCACGCTGCGACTCAGagtcaccaccaccacttcACCTCCCCCTACGCCAACAACACAAACAGCAACTTCTACGACTACTCCCAGACCCCCTACGACTCGGGCGTGCCCGGGCTCCCGCTCTTGCTGCCGCCCTCGGAATCAGGAGGGCTTTTTTCCGGGTCCAAAACCGCCAATCCTCTAGCCAAACCCGCTGAGGACGAAATGGACCACTTTTTCCTCAACACCGAGCTGAGCGCCCTTGAAAAGTTCCTCGACAACCTTGcctcgtcgtcgtcagGCAATCCCTTGGAGCTCTACTCGGCCGGGCTGCCCAAATTGGCAGCCAATTCTTCCATCTACGACAATATGCACACCATGGACCCGATAAAACCGCCACAACAGCAACATCAACGCCAGCAGCTTTCTGACGATGTCAAGAAAGACGTGACGGACGCCTTCAGGCACCCGCCCGTtcaaagcttgaagagtttcGGCACCAAGGAGCACCAATTGCACAcgcaagaagaaatcagGCAACAGCAGCTTCCAACGCCGTTGGATTCCCGCCAAAGCTCTTCTAgtgaaaagagaaggctttctgaagaaagtagTAGCAGCGGCAGCGGCAACGGCGACTGGCTGCTGcccaagaaaagaagaagatcaagcacCAGGCCTCTTCTCACGTTGGAGCAAAAAAGACTCAACCACTCGCATTCGGAGcagaaaagaagacttttGTGCAAGCAAGCGTACGAACGGTGTCTTCGTTTGATCACCAACGTGGAGGACTACAAGAACGATTTGGTTTCAGCGCTGGCGGTGAcgctgctgaagaaaaagagcaagcGCAAGCAGATTAATAAGGATGGGCTTCCGAACTTGCTGAAGCACACGGCCTTGTTGAAAGTGAGTGCggagatcttgaagattcGGGGCAAGAATGAGAAGTTGAGGGAGTTGTTGAGTCAGTGA